A genome region from Nitrospirota bacterium includes the following:
- a CDS encoding YeeE/YedE thiosulfate transporter family protein has protein sequence MEKEEKKSQRWAFVVVGFFVVVSLFAYFESELYIYLMAYLWFGFIYGLILQYGRFCFASAFRDLFAVGVPRMVVGIMIATILFGFTASLVTVTGASTFHPAPFGIHAFIGGLFFGWGMVFAGGCASGSLYKTGEGNGVAAMVILSISITQAVFADVGGWLNKLVPEAWTKSAMAKGLPASINVTDGWLDQYLAGYVWNHPVYTVAKWLGLDNQSFSGAFIGNFLLGSVIPGALLLVVVYIFWVRKTYVRRLREERGGNVTFGDELAGYWQMIRASKRTAIAGLFLGVASGLHMFVIEGLRLKFGVGNAGQILKAIGQDYGLSVRGTVFDPGYWYVTTQEAQWVGWILHKLGWNNMDNIYFGFTNGIPNPLFNPADWMSIALIGGAATMALLHNEFKFKKPTRELAIWAIIGGFGMGIGSRLALGCNIGAFFARVANGDPSGWLFGFGMIGGAFFGVKFFNWWTERKMAKEMAAFDL, from the coding sequence GTGGAGAAAGAAGAAAAAAAGAGTCAACGATGGGCTTTTGTGGTAGTTGGGTTCTTCGTAGTAGTCAGTCTGTTTGCCTATTTTGAGAGTGAATTGTATATCTATCTCATGGCTTATCTGTGGTTCGGTTTTATCTATGGACTGATATTGCAGTACGGTAGGTTTTGTTTTGCATCGGCCTTCAGGGACCTCTTTGCAGTTGGTGTTCCGAGGATGGTTGTGGGTATTATGATAGCCACAATACTCTTCGGTTTTACCGCTTCCCTGGTAACAGTAACGGGCGCAAGTACGTTTCATCCCGCGCCATTTGGAATTCATGCGTTTATTGGGGGGCTCTTCTTTGGCTGGGGAATGGTTTTTGCAGGCGGTTGTGCCTCGGGTTCACTCTACAAGACAGGTGAGGGTAATGGTGTTGCCGCAATGGTTATTCTCTCCATAAGTATAACCCAGGCCGTATTCGCCGATGTCGGCGGCTGGCTGAACAAACTCGTTCCGGAGGCCTGGACCAAATCAGCCATGGCAAAAGGTTTGCCGGCATCCATTAATGTTACGGATGGCTGGCTGGACCAGTATCTTGCAGGATATGTATGGAATCATCCTGTATATACAGTTGCAAAGTGGCTGGGACTGGATAACCAGTCTTTTTCAGGGGCGTTTATCGGCAATTTTCTTCTTGGTTCTGTTATCCCGGGGGCGTTGCTGCTTGTTGTCGTGTACATCTTCTGGGTAAGAAAGACTTATGTGAGAAGATTAAGGGAAGAGAGGGGCGGCAATGTAACTTTTGGTGACGAGCTTGCCGGATACTGGCAGATGATCCGTGCCTCGAAGAGGACGGCTATTGCAGGCCTGTTCCTTGGTGTTGCAAGTGGTCTGCACATGTTTGTTATCGAGGGGTTACGTCTTAAGTTCGGTGTCGGTAATGCAGGGCAGATACTCAAGGCGATTGGGCAGGACTATGGTTTGTCTGTTAGAGGAACCGTTTTTGACCCGGGGTACTGGTATGTTACCACGCAGGAGGCACAGTGGGTTGGTTGGATATTGCACAAGTTGGGTTGGAACAATATGGACAATATATACTTCGGATTCACCAACGGTATTCCAAACCCCCTGTTTAACCCGGCGGACTGGATGTCGATCGCTCTTATCGGCGGTGCTGCAACCATGGCACTTCTGCACAATGAATTCAAGTTTAAAAAACCCACCAGGGAACTTGCAATCTGGGCGATTATAGGTGGTTTTGGAATGGGTATAGGCTCCAGGCTTGCCCTTGGTTGTAATATCGGGGCATTTTTTGCAAGGGTTGCTAACGGTGATCCCTCTGGATGGCTTTTTGGGTTTGGGATGATCGGTGGTGCATTTTTTGGTGTTAAGTTCTTTAACTGGTGGACAGAGAGAAAGATGGCAAAGGAGATGGCAGCCTTTGACTTATAA
- a CDS encoding DsrE family protein, producing the protein MKLGILVNTDKHLDDIAGITEAAVSKGHEVILFAMDDGTKLLENPSYTELCKLQGVTMSFCDHSAQKISVKTEGIAEEIIRGSQYNNAAMDHDSDKVIVL; encoded by the coding sequence ATGAAACTCGGAATATTGGTTAATACAGATAAACATCTTGATGACATTGCCGGAATTACAGAGGCTGCGGTATCCAAGGGCCATGAGGTTATTCTGTTTGCCATGGATGATGGAACAAAACTGCTTGAAAACCCCTCATATACCGAATTATGCAAACTGCAGGGTGTTACCATGAGTTTCTGTGATCATAGCGCACAGAAGATAAGTGTCAAGACCGAAGGGATAGCAGAGGAGATAATTCGCGGAAGCCAGTATAATAACGCAGCCATGGACCACGATTCAGATAAGGTCATAGTCCTGTAG
- a CDS encoding sulfurtransferase TusA family protein → MAMKFEKKGEGEYMLDVLGYVCPHPQIYAKKALEKMKPGDTLEVFFDNPSSSESILSMCESNGNEIIEKSQVSGKFVWKIRKK, encoded by the coding sequence ATGGCAATGAAGTTTGAGAAAAAAGGTGAGGGTGAGTATATGCTGGATGTGCTGGGGTATGTCTGTCCCCATCCTCAGATCTACGCAAAGAAGGCCCTTGAGAAGATGAAGCCCGGAGACACTCTGGAGGTATTTTTCGACAACCCTTCCTCATCAGAGTCGATTTTATCAATGTGTGAGTCCAACGGGAATGAGATTATAGAAAAGAGTCAGGTTTCCGGCAAGTTCGTCTGGAAGATCAGAAAGAAATAA